gaggaaaaaatgttccagagaaactagaattgtctgttcagaatttctatcctggactgacagtgatggcttttgtaaacttcttttacaggatattagaacatagaacatacagtgcagaaggaggccattcggcccatcgagtctgcaccgacccacttaaggcctcatttccaccctaacccaataatccttcctaacctttttggtcactgagggcaatttatcatggccaatccacctaacctgcacgtctttggactgtgggaggaaaccggagcacccggaggaaacccacgcagacacggggagaacatgcagactccgcacagacagtgacccagcggggaatcgaacctgggacactggtgctgtgaatccacagtgctatccacttgtgctactgtgctgcccactataaAAATTTTGAGCagctaattatttttcttttttccaattaaggggcaattgtgcgtggccaatccacctaaccagcacatctttggtttgtggaggtgaaacccatgcagacatgaggagaatgtgcaaactccacatgaacagttacccagggccgggatattAGAAGCAGAAGATTGACTGACAGaatactcaaaccaaacatcaagatctgacataacctctcaattctttagaacctgaatatcattggtctttgaatgtggaaggagtaatgtttgttcagtttgtgggaaaagattttaaacataagtgtgattggaaaagcactgagacacacatacacagtgagtattccagtgaactgactgtcgaAAGtgatttaaccagttacacagacagaaaaaccatcacaccattcacagtggggagaaaccgtccaTGTGTTCTGCATGTGGACGATAGTTCAACTTGTCAttcaatctggagagacacaaggacactggcaccatggagaaactggaaatgtggggactgttggaagggattcagttacccttctgaactggaaatgcatcaacgcagtcacactggggagaggccgttcacctgctccacctgtgggaagggattcactcagtcatccagcctgctgacacaccagtatgttcacactgatcagacacctttcaaatgttctgactgtgagaagaaatttaaaagcaaaaagtatctgttgagacaccaacacattcacagtgaggagaagccattcacctgctcattgtgtggaaagggattcactgctacatcaaacctgcagaaacaccagcgagatcacactgatgaaagaccttttaaatgtccagactgtgggaagtgctttacaacttccggggaagtgacctgtcatcaacgtgttcacactgacgagagaccattcagatgctctcactgcgggactggcttcaggcgatcatctgaacttACTGTCCATCAGAGAATTCCCActcgggagaggccattcacctgctctgtgtgtgggaaggggttcattcAGTCATACCACCTCTTGAAACACCAACAAATACACTCTGATAttaaaccttttaaatgttttgcctgtgagcagagcttTAGAAGCAGCAATGGTCGAGTGATGTATCAGCGAATTCATACTTGGGAGAGACCCTTtacctgctcggtgtgtgggaagcgattcactcagtcacacaagctgctgaaacaccaacatattcactctgatataaaaccTCTTCGATGTTTTGCCTGTGAGCAGGGCTTTCGAAGCAACAGTAGTCTAATgatacaccagcaaattcacactggagagagattgttcacctgccccgagtgagGGATTGGATTCACTGACTGACAACttatgctgaaacaccagcgacttcatgagtGTCTGCAGGGATTGGATTCAGCTGTTTTGCTGCTgtcaatcacatccaggactgaatgtgtGGGTTAATCCTGTGGTGTGTAAGAAATGTGCCTCAGTCgctctcttccatggttcagaCCTCGTAGATACAGACATaaggctcctttacaactgtgtttagaCTCAACAAGATTAATGATGAATGCTGGAAACTAATACTTTAGTCCAGGAATCAGAGTTTATCCAAAAAGGGGGTCGATATCATTGGTGATTTTAAAGCAGTTTATGAAAAAACAAcagtttagaattggtacatcagcTAAATCGGCAGAAAATAGATGTGACCCACAACATGTGAGAATGGTTTACTGGTCCTGGATCAGGGAGATACTGATCTCCGAGGCTGGAGGTGAcattctcctcggaatggtttactgatcccggagcaGGGGgctgctgatctccggggctggaggtgtcggTGTCCTTggaatagtttactgatcccggatcagacactcggacagatggagttgatctccggggctggaggtgacagtctcctcggaatggtttactgatcccggatcagacactcggacagatggagctgatctccaggCAGAGGTGACAGCCTCCtcagaatggtttactgatcccggatcagacactcggacagatggagctgatctccggggctggaggtgacagtctcctcggaattgtttaccgatcccggatcagacactgggacagatggagctgatctccggggctggaggtgacagtctcctcggaatggtttactgaccccggatcagacactcggacagatgaagctgatctccggggctggagtctcttgtgttctccttcctctggatccagtcagagtgtttggtgttagtctgaatccagcaccgatcactttgaaaatctttcctgtccaaagtgattttcctgtcgaacctttttaacctttactcagacagttggtttatattcgggtcgtcagatccaaccttctccagtttagaaatctggtttcagggtttgtgacagagagaacaggcctgtgctgtgtgtgtcacccagcaagctgctgtggaaacattgttactgagagccagagagagctcatTCTATTCACATTCAATGAATTTCTGACAGTTATGAACAAGAGATGGTGAATTTTTTTACAAAATGTGCTGTCCAATCAGAGATTAGTGTAAAGCTGTGATCTATTCCTGACTGAAAGTGAAGTTTCCAGCTGAGAATCTTCGGTCTGAAGTTTCCGAGTTTTTGTGACATTCCTGAGTTTTCCAATGTGAGGCAGCGACAACAACAACTGGCATTTACCCATCAACAGGTTAAAATGTCGGAGACCCTTCACAGAGGGACAGAAGCTGGGTGGAAAAGGTAAGGAGACAGGTCATGACGACGGCTGTGCAGGTGATGTCTGCTGCCTTGAACAGGATGACAGATACTTCAACACGTCACTGATCTCCACCAAGCTGGTCAGCAGCAGAGTGGGAGGAATGATGTGACGCTGGTCCAGGAGAGGGGTGGTGGAGGAAGGAGACATGGAACTGGGAACTTCACTCAAAGAGCTCCCACCTTAGACCCATTGTCCCCAAACCCACAGGCAGTACCCAACACGCCGCCCcgtctccagctgaatctgcccGGCACAGGTACAGATGGGTCAGTCTGTCCCAGGACCCTCGGGGGCTCTGAAACCTAGAGGGTGGAGACCACAAGCCTCTGGgcagtgagagcagggatgtgACCAGCCTGTCCCTACCTCTGCTGAAACCACACAGGATGCACCAAGTCGAAGCAACAGGAAGGGTCTGGGCTCCAAATTGTAATTCACCAAGTGTCTGAAATGGGGGTTTGACAAGATATGAAGTTTCTTTATTCAACAATGATGCACAAACTGTATTGACTGGAACCACCTCCATCTCTTGTCCGTTCTTACATCCCGGGGCCAGCTCAGCCTTTCACTGAGTTCATGCTGAATGTGAATCCAGGCTGGGGGCCATGGGTGGATGTGCAATGGGAGGATGAGTGGGTGAAGGAATGTTCagtgaacaggggggggggggggggggggaggggggttggtgctgctggtgggaagtgttcattctgaaggagtcccacctgaaacagagaccattcatttctCACTTTGAGATGATCGAGCTGCTGTCTTTCCCCATTTCTGTTCAGTTTTTCAATATTTATATATTTGAATCTCGACTGAAACATATTCTGGTTGTAACGCTGAGATCCAGAGGATTTGAAATCTGTTAAAGTCAATCCCCATCGAGTGCACAGGAGGACTCAACTGGTCCGAACTTTTTATGTTAGAAATAAACCAAGATCTTATAAGATGTTTATCGGAGAATTGATTTTCTCTGAGACGAGGGATGGTGAAAATCAGTCCCAAAGTTCAGATTTGGGCCTTGAGCCTGGGGCCCACGTACATGGAGCGCCATTCCCGGATGTCcttcatccctgattttaatcacatcCCAATTGAGGGCTATTAGCTGCCTGGACACTAATCTCTGGAATTTCATCCCGAAACCTCCCCACTTCATTTTCCACCTTTAAAACTCTCCTCATAACCAAACTCTTTGACCAAGACTTTGGTCATCGACCCCAATGTGTCCTCATGATCTTGTGAAACTGCTTGATACATTTCATTATGTTAAAAACTCATTATAAATAGAGCTGTTGTAGCTCAGTGAGATCTGATcacttactgagtgagtgagtctgtataaatgtaactcagatacacacagcttgtgtcatagttcagtgagatctgatcacttactgagtgagtgagtgggtctgtctaAATGTAACTCAGATACATGCAGCTTGTGTCATAGTTCAGTGAGATCGTATcacttactgagtgagtctgtaaaaATGTAACTCAGATACATGCAGCTTGTTAAAACAGTCCTGGGAGGAGGAAGTTCTGAGCTGCCCGCTGGATTTCTGTTCTCCACAATTGGGAAAAGGTGATTCTTTCCCAATGTTAGAAATTACTAATAAAGTTGTtaaagatgatttgttgttgtgagCTGGGATATTTGGTAGAATGAGAATGAAGGAGTGGGATTGAGCCACAGTCTGAGTCACCAGTttaaggacagggggagagagaatcTGGAGAGGAGAAAAGAATCAGGAGGAGACTGGAGACTGAATCTGGGACAATGAGCAgaaagagaggggtgtgtgtgggactgagatTCATATATTTGAGAGAATGCAccatagaaactagaatggtctggtctgaatttctatcctgcatttaCACGGAAAACCtctgtaaactccttttactgggAGTTAGAGGGAGAGGATTTGCAGACAGAAAATTCAAAGTAATAATCTTGACAAGATCTTTCAGAATGATTTATTTCATGTATCTGATCATGAAAGGAGAATGATTGATCTCTCTGTGAGGAAAGTTTTAAACAATAATTTTGACTGAGaaagtctgggacacactgacacaAGGTCCAGCAGTGCATCTCGGATTCAAACATGTCATCAGACGTGCAGCAGTTCTGGTTTAGTGTCAGACGttaccagggagaggaatggagctggtagctcgggaatgaaaacaatgactttggttttcccaatatttaattggaggaaatgtctgcacATCCACCACTGGATATCAGACAAACAGGCTGAGAATTTAACAGAaatggagacggggagagagatggtGGTTATGTAGAGCTGTCAGTGCAAATGTGACAACTGACACTGTGTCCAGATGGTGTTATTGTGGGAGCATGTGGACGAGAAAGAAGAGGAGACAAGACTGGGTCCTTTGGTAACACCAGAGGTAACTGTGCGAGTGGGAAGGGAAGACATTACAAGTGATTCTCTGACGCTAATGGAGAAGAATGGAACCAGGAGAGAGCAGCCCCACCCAGCTGGGTGACAGTGGAGAGGTGACGGAGCAGAATGGTGTggtcgaccttgtcaaaggctgcagacaggctgaggacagaggggaggtttatctttgtcacagtcacagaggatgtCATTTGTAACTTTGATAAGAGATGATTCAGCACGGTGACagagcagaaacctgattggagggattcaaacatggcatTCTGGGAAAAATGGACAGGGATTTGGGAGAGGTGAGGGGTGctggagatggggcagtaatttgtaaggatggtggAGTAAAGGGCTTGCTTTTTGACAAGGGTAGAATGACAGCAGAAGGGGAGGGACAGTACCTGATAGAGAAAAGATTCAACAAAGTCAGTGAACATGGGGAGGTTGGGTGATCAGTtttgtgggaatagggtcgatggagctggagctgggtctcatggacaagatgagctctgagagggcatgaggggagatgggggagaaagatgtgggttcagggctcgggaaaggatgacatttagagacagtttggtccggtgggctcgtggaacggagggaagcagcagagggagctgatcggatttactcaatctcagtcacaaagaaactccacaagctcctcacacttcttgttggtgatgaggatggaagagacaggggagagcgagagtacttcaaaaggaactaacttgtgtcagagatattaaaaagtttcaacacactgcgtattttgcacaaatctaatttatttgacttttagcgtgAATATGAGTCCCTGTAACTGGGCTGCAGTTCATTACCATCAGCAGAACCAGACCCCAATGAACAcggttcagtcctgggtgtgattaacggaaaattccaatcactgtagttatttatgaactcgctgatgtctaagcaggctggatgaggttgtgaaagcgttcccacactgggagcaggtgaacggcctctccccagtgtgaattccctggtgggtcagcaggttggatgactgagtgaatcccttcccacactcggagcagatgaAAGGTCTTGTGCCTGTGTGAATTCGGCGGTGGTCGGTGAGTtgtgatgatcgtctgaacccagtcccacagcgagagcatctgaatggcttctcgtcagtgtgaacacgttgatggtacatcagttcccaggaacttttaaagcccttcccacagtctgaacatttaaaaggtctcttgtctgtgtgaactcggtggtgtctcagcagggtgaatgaggtagagaatcccttcccacactcggagcaggtgaaaggcttctccccagtgtgaattctcttgtgcgtcagcaggtcagatgactgagtgaatccccttccacacttggagcagataaacggcctctccccggtgtgaatcctCTGGTGCACAATGAGTTGGGACAATCGacagaacccagtcccgcagtgagtgcacctgaacggtctctcgtcagtgtgaacacattGATGGAGCAGCAGTTCctgggaacttttatagcacttcccgcagtctgagcATTGAAATAGTCTGTcatctgtgtgaactcgctggtgtctcaataggttggctgaaatagtaaaactcttcccacacttggagcaggagaacggtttctctccagtgtaACTGCGTTGATGTGTTACCAGCTCTGATGGGGAAAtgaatcccctcccacagtccccacatttccactgcTTCTCCCCAGCTTGTGTCTCGACAGACCTGATGTTtggctgaagcctcgtccacacacacaacacgtgtacggtttctccccactgtgaatggtgctgtttccttccatgttcaaaatccgctgatattcaggTTACGGTAAATGGAGCAACTGGAGCTGATCCTGATGTGATGAagtttcccgactgcaaatcctccccttcgaaca
This portion of the Scyliorhinus torazame isolate Kashiwa2021f chromosome 5, sScyTor2.1, whole genome shotgun sequence genome encodes:
- the LOC140417863 gene encoding uncharacterized protein is translated as MLSVAGGDGLKGIRQIREEIVSTGEELEPEEGHNSMNPEDCRTGDYHIVADFEHGRKQHHSQWGETVHVLCVWTRLQPNIRSVETQAGEKQWKCGDCGRGFISPSELVTHQRSYTGEKPFSCSKCGKSFTISANLLRHQRVHTDDRLFQCSDCGKCYKSSQELLLHQCVHTDERPFRCTHCGTGFCRLSQLIVHQRIHTGERPFICSKCGRGFTQSSDLLTHKRIHTGEKPFTCSECGKGFSTSFTLLRHHRVHTDKRPFKCSDCGKGFKSSWELMYHQRVHTDEKPFRCSRCGTGFRRSSQLTDHRRIHTGTRPFICSECGKGFTQSSNLLTHQGIHTGERPFTCSQCGNAFTTSSSLLRHQRVHK
- the LOC140417862 gene encoding uncharacterized protein, translating into MFVQFVGKDFKHKCDWKSTETHIHSEYSSELTVESDLTSYTDRKTITPFTVGRNRPCVLHVDDSSTCHSIWRDTRTLAPWRNWKCGDCWKGFSYPSELEMHQRSHTGERPFTCSTCGKGFTQSSSLLTHQYVHTDQTPFKCSDCEKKFKSKKYLLRHQHIHSEEKPFTCSLCGKGFTATSNLQKHQRDHTDERPFKCPDCGKCFTTSGEVTCHQRVHTDERPFRCSHCGTGFRRSSELTVHQRIPTRERPFTCSVCGKGFIQSYHLLKHQQIHSDIKPFKCFACEQSFRSSNGRVMYQRIHTWERPFTCSVCGKRFTQSHKLLKHQHIHSDIKPLRCFACEQGFRSNSSLMIHQQIHTGERLFTCPE